In one window of Microbacterium sp. PM5 DNA:
- the fusA gene encoding elongation factor G, with amino-acid sequence MAQEVLTDLNKVRNIGIMAHIDAGKTTTTERILFYTGVNHKLGETHDGASTTDWMEQEKERGITITSAAVTCFWNKHQINIIDTPGHVDFTVEVERSLRVLDGAVAVFDGKEGVEPQSETVWRQADKYDVPRICFVNKMDKLGADFYFTVDTIVNRLGAKPLVLQLPIGAENDFVGVVDLVEMRALVWPGDAKGDVTMGAKYEVQEIPADLADRAAEYREKLLETVAESDEALLEKYFGGEELTLAEIKGAIRKLTVAGDLYPVLCGSAFKNRGVQPMLDAVVDYLPSPLDVPAIEAHDPKDEEKVIERHPDANDPFAALAFKVAVHPFFGRLTYIRVYSGHLDSGAQVINSTKGKKERIGKIFQMHANKENPVDAVTAGNIYAVIGLKDTTTGDTLADPNEPVVLESMTFPEPVIEVAIEPKTKADQEKLGTAIQKLAEEDPTFRTELNPETGQTVIKGMGELHLDILVDRMKREFKVEANVGKPQVAYRETIKKAVERHDYTHKKQTGGSGQFAKIQFAIEPLEVTADKTYEFENKVTGGRIPREYIEPTNQGFQDAMNVGVLAGYPVVGVKAILLDGASHDVDSSEMAFKIAGSMGFKEAIRKANPAILEPLMAVEVRTPEEYMGDVIGDLNSRRGQIQSMEDGSGIKIVRALVPLSEMFGYIGDLRSKTSGRAVYSMEFDSYAEVPKAVADEIVQKNKGE; translated from the coding sequence GTGGCACAAGAAGTGCTCACCGACCTCAACAAGGTCCGCAACATCGGCATCATGGCGCACATCGATGCCGGCAAGACGACGACGACCGAGCGCATCCTGTTCTACACGGGTGTCAACCACAAGCTGGGCGAGACCCACGACGGCGCCTCGACCACCGACTGGATGGAGCAGGAGAAGGAGCGCGGCATCACGATCACGTCCGCCGCCGTGACCTGCTTCTGGAACAAGCACCAGATCAACATCATCGACACCCCCGGACACGTGGACTTCACGGTCGAGGTCGAGCGGTCGCTGCGCGTCCTCGACGGTGCCGTCGCCGTCTTCGACGGCAAGGAGGGCGTCGAGCCCCAGTCCGAGACGGTCTGGCGCCAGGCCGACAAGTACGACGTGCCCCGCATCTGCTTCGTCAACAAGATGGACAAGCTGGGCGCCGACTTCTACTTCACCGTCGACACGATCGTGAACCGTCTGGGCGCCAAGCCGCTCGTGCTGCAGCTGCCGATCGGTGCCGAGAACGACTTCGTGGGCGTCGTCGACCTCGTCGAGATGCGCGCACTGGTCTGGCCCGGCGACGCCAAGGGTGATGTCACCATGGGCGCCAAGTACGAGGTCCAGGAGATCCCGGCCGACCTCGCCGACCGTGCGGCCGAGTACCGCGAGAAGCTGCTCGAGACGGTCGCCGAGTCCGACGAGGCGCTGCTGGAGAAGTACTTCGGCGGCGAAGAGCTCACGCTCGCCGAGATCAAGGGCGCCATCCGCAAGCTCACCGTCGCCGGTGACCTGTACCCGGTGCTCTGTGGTTCGGCCTTCAAGAACCGCGGCGTGCAGCCGATGCTCGACGCGGTCGTGGACTACCTGCCCTCGCCCCTGGACGTGCCCGCCATCGAGGCGCACGACCCGAAGGACGAGGAGAAGGTCATCGAGCGTCACCCCGACGCCAACGACCCCTTCGCCGCGCTCGCGTTCAAGGTCGCGGTGCACCCCTTCTTCGGCCGTCTGACCTACATCCGCGTCTACTCGGGTCACCTCGACTCGGGTGCGCAGGTCATCAACTCGACCAAGGGCAAGAAGGAGCGCATCGGGAAGATCTTCCAGATGCACGCCAACAAGGAGAACCCCGTCGACGCGGTCACCGCGGGCAACATCTACGCCGTGATCGGCCTGAAGGACACCACCACCGGTGACACCCTCGCCGACCCGAACGAGCCCGTCGTCCTCGAGTCGATGACCTTCCCCGAGCCCGTCATCGAGGTCGCCATCGAGCCGAAGACCAAGGCCGACCAGGAGAAGCTGGGCACCGCGATCCAGAAGCTCGCCGAAGAGGACCCGACCTTCCGCACCGAGCTCAACCCCGAGACCGGCCAGACGGTCATCAAGGGAATGGGCGAGCTGCACCTCGACATCCTCGTCGACCGCATGAAGCGCGAGTTCAAGGTCGAGGCCAACGTCGGAAAGCCCCAGGTGGCGTACCGCGAGACGATCAAGAAGGCCGTCGAGCGTCACGACTACACCCACAAGAAGCAGACCGGTGGTTCGGGTCAGTTCGCGAAGATCCAGTTCGCGATCGAGCCGCTCGAGGTCACGGCCGACAAGACGTACGAGTTCGAGAACAAGGTCACCGGTGGCCGCATCCCGCGCGAGTACATCGAGCCGACCAACCAGGGCTTCCAGGACGCGATGAACGTCGGTGTCCTCGCGGGCTACCCCGTCGTGGGCGTCAAGGCGATCCTGCTCGACGGCGCGTCGCACGACGTCGACTCGTCCGAGATGGCGTTCAAGATCGCCGGCTCCATGGGCTTCAAGGAGGCCATCCGCAAGGCGAACCCCGCCATCCTCGAGCCGCTCATGGCGGTCGAGGTGCGCACGCCCGAGGAGTACATGGGCGACGTCATCGGCGACCTGAACTCGCGTCGTGGCCAGATCCAGTCGATGGAGGACGGGTCGGGCATCAAGATCGTGCGCGCCCTCGTCCCGCTGTCGGAGATGTTCGGCTACATCGGCGACCTGCGCTCGAAGACCTCGGGCCGGGCCGTGTACTCGATGGAGTTCGACTCGTACGCGGAGGTCCCCAAGGCCGTCGCCGACGAGATCGTCCAGAAGAACAAGGGCGAGTAA
- the rpsG gene encoding 30S ribosomal protein S7, whose protein sequence is MPRKGPAPRRVVVNDPVYGAPIVTQLVNKILVDGKKSLAESIVYNALKGVEAKNGQDAVATLKKALDNVRPTLEVKSRRVGGSTYQVPVEVKPHRANTLALRWLVSYAKGRREKTMTERLQNEILDASNGLGAAVKRREDTHKMAESNRAFAHYRW, encoded by the coding sequence ATGCCTCGCAAGGGACCCGCACCTCGCCGCGTCGTCGTCAACGACCCGGTCTACGGTGCTCCGATCGTCACCCAGCTGGTGAACAAGATCCTCGTCGACGGCAAGAAGTCGCTCGCCGAGTCGATCGTCTACAACGCTCTGAAGGGCGTCGAGGCGAAGAACGGCCAGGATGCCGTCGCGACCCTCAAGAAGGCGCTCGACAACGTCCGCCCCACCCTCGAGGTCAAGAGCCGCCGCGTCGGTGGTTCGACCTACCAGGTGCCGGTCGAGGTCAAGCCGCACCGCGCGAACACGCTCGCGCTGCGCTGGCTCGTCAGCTACGCGAAGGGTCGTCGTGAGAAGACGATGACCGAGCGTCTGCAGAATGAGATCCTCGACGCCTCGAACGGCCTGGGTGCCGCGGTCAAGCGCCGCGAAGACACCCACAAGATGGCCGAGTCGAACCGCGCCTTCGCTCACTACCGCTGGTAA
- a CDS encoding FHA domain-containing protein — MNAPIGDSVGALLGLVALAVGLALYVWTALALAAMFRKMGEAPYKGWVPVWNVATLLRWGGFSPWLVLIALFPVLGPIVLWVLVVVAAHRINPGFGYGGGMTALAAVLFVVWASILGFGPARWLGARAGGMSAHRREQPRASLGGVFAEPAPMTPEAAVVSALPPAAAAEPAAPTDDVREDDDDLARLFAPPAPAAAPAWTPPETTVPPASPSTVAPAPAETAPAEPAPARPEAGTVAVDALDALDEPVATSSPSPAAVVRPPAPAPVSASAAVRAGEAAADDDAAWPSEIDDVSAIAPSPFPPSSGAGWRHAMPPVTDDAPIDFVPGRRSTALPSPHDVGEAADAPAPAPRVSAAAAAARAAHGVPAEPAADASDSAVDGSQAGSSDAPAAGERGLAPEAAEPPLRRARPWPAFAVAPNEPDGFPELSGEVSAVIGSPAAGSPRSAAGAVAAQHRRDQSVDDDIDQTVITRRVRAAVWQLVPAAGAPVAITADVVILGRRPAADTAFPKAQLIAVAGEALTVSKTHARLERHDDVWTITDLASTNGVLVRTFMGEEVEVEPGSKIDAGERFFLGDEEFHLARIER; from the coding sequence ATGAACGCACCCATCGGCGACTCCGTCGGCGCTCTGCTGGGCCTCGTCGCCCTGGCGGTGGGCCTCGCTCTCTATGTCTGGACCGCGCTGGCGCTGGCCGCGATGTTCCGCAAGATGGGAGAGGCCCCCTACAAGGGGTGGGTTCCCGTGTGGAACGTCGCCACCCTCCTCCGGTGGGGAGGCTTCAGCCCGTGGCTCGTTCTGATCGCGCTCTTCCCGGTGCTGGGGCCGATCGTGCTGTGGGTGCTGGTCGTCGTCGCGGCGCACCGGATCAATCCGGGCTTCGGCTACGGGGGCGGCATGACCGCCCTCGCGGCGGTGCTGTTCGTCGTGTGGGCAAGCATTCTCGGTTTCGGGCCCGCGCGATGGCTCGGCGCGCGCGCCGGCGGCATGTCGGCGCACCGCCGCGAACAGCCACGCGCGAGCCTCGGCGGTGTGTTCGCCGAACCCGCCCCGATGACGCCGGAAGCCGCGGTCGTCTCTGCATTGCCGCCGGCCGCGGCGGCGGAGCCGGCAGCACCGACCGACGACGTGCGCGAGGACGACGACGACCTGGCGCGGCTCTTCGCTCCTCCCGCTCCCGCCGCCGCACCGGCCTGGACCCCGCCGGAGACGACGGTGCCGCCCGCCTCGCCGTCGACGGTCGCCCCGGCGCCCGCGGAAACGGCGCCGGCGGAACCTGCCCCCGCACGGCCCGAGGCGGGAACCGTCGCCGTCGATGCGCTCGATGCGCTCGACGAGCCCGTCGCGACGTCGTCGCCGTCCCCGGCCGCCGTGGTCCGTCCGCCCGCTCCGGCGCCCGTATCGGCATCCGCCGCGGTCCGCGCCGGGGAAGCCGCCGCTGACGACGACGCGGCGTGGCCGTCGGAGATCGATGATGTCTCGGCGATCGCGCCCTCCCCGTTCCCGCCCAGCTCCGGTGCCGGATGGCGCCACGCGATGCCGCCGGTCACCGATGATGCCCCCATCGACTTCGTGCCGGGCCGTCGCAGCACCGCGCTGCCGTCGCCGCACGACGTCGGCGAGGCGGCGGATGCACCGGCACCGGCGCCCCGGGTCTCCGCGGCCGCGGCAGCCGCCCGAGCCGCCCACGGCGTACCGGCCGAACCCGCCGCGGATGCGTCCGACTCCGCGGTCGACGGCTCCCAGGCGGGCTCCTCGGACGCGCCCGCCGCGGGGGAGCGTGGGCTCGCGCCGGAGGCGGCGGAGCCGCCGCTGCGTCGCGCACGACCGTGGCCGGCGTTCGCGGTCGCCCCGAACGAACCCGATGGCTTCCCGGAGCTGTCGGGCGAGGTCTCGGCGGTCATCGGATCGCCCGCCGCCGGGTCGCCCCGCTCCGCCGCGGGCGCCGTCGCGGCCCAGCATCGCCGCGACCAGAGCGTCGACGACGACATCGACCAGACGGTGATCACGCGGCGGGTCCGCGCGGCCGTGTGGCAGTTGGTCCCCGCCGCCGGCGCACCGGTGGCGATCACGGCGGACGTCGTCATCCTCGGGCGTCGCCCGGCAGCCGACACGGCCTTCCCGAAAGCGCAGCTCATCGCCGTTGCGGGCGAGGCTCTCACCGTGTCCAAGACCCACGCCCGCCTCGAACGGCACGACGACGTCTGGACGATCACCGATCTGGCCTCGACGAACGGGGTGCTCGTTCGCACCTTCATGGGCGAGGAGGTCGAGGTGGAGCCGGGCTCGAAGATCGACGCGGGGGAGCGGTTCTTCCTCGGCGACGAGGAGTTCCACCTCGCGCGCATCGAACGCTGA
- the rpsL gene encoding 30S ribosomal protein S12 has protein sequence MPTIQQLVRKGRTPKVTKTKAPALKSNPQQAGVCTRVYTTTPKKPNSAMRKVARVKLRNGTEVTAYIPGEGHNLQEHSLVLVRGGRVKDLPGVRYKIVRGALDTQAVKNRKQARSRYGAKKG, from the coding sequence GTGCCAACCATTCAGCAGTTGGTTCGCAAGGGACGTACGCCCAAGGTCACCAAGACCAAGGCGCCCGCCCTGAAGTCGAACCCGCAGCAGGCGGGTGTCTGCACCCGCGTGTACACGACCACGCCCAAGAAGCCGAACTCGGCGATGCGCAAGGTCGCCCGTGTCAAGCTTCGCAACGGCACCGAGGTCACGGCCTACATCCCGGGTGAGGGCCACAACCTGCAGGAGCACTCGCTCGTGCTCGTCCGTGGAGGCCGTGTCAAGGACCTCCCCGGTGTCCGCTACAAGATCGTTCGCGGCGCCCTGGACACCCAGGCCGTCAAGAACCGCAAGCAGGCCCGTAGCCGCTACGGCGCCAAGAAGGGCTGA
- the tuf gene encoding elongation factor Tu, with product MAKAKFERTKPHVNIGTIGHVDHGKTTLTAAISKVLADKYPSATNVQRDFASIDSAPEERQRGITINISHVEYETPKRHYAHVDAPGHADYIKNMITGAAQMDGAILVVAATDGPMAQTREHVLLAKQVGVPYLLVALNKSDMVDDEEILELVELEVRELLSSQDFDGDNAPVVRVSGLKALEGDEKWVESIVELMNAVDESIPDPVRDKDKPFLMPIEDVFTITGRGTVVTGRAERGTLAINSEVEIVGIRPTQKTIVTGIEMFHKQLDEAWAGENCGLLLRGTKRDDVERGQVVVKPGSVTPHTDFEGTAYILSKEEGGRHNPFFTNYRPQFYFRTTDVTGVITLPEGTEMVMPGDTTEMTVELIQPIAMEEGLGFAIREGGRTVGAGTVTKILK from the coding sequence GTGGCCAAGGCCAAGTTCGAGCGGACCAAGCCGCACGTCAACATCGGAACGATCGGTCACGTCGACCACGGCAAGACCACGCTCACCGCTGCGATCTCGAAGGTGCTCGCCGACAAGTACCCGTCGGCGACCAACGTGCAGCGTGACTTCGCGTCGATCGACTCGGCTCCCGAAGAGCGTCAGCGTGGTATCACGATCAACATCTCGCACGTCGAGTACGAGACCCCGAAGCGCCACTACGCGCACGTCGACGCGCCCGGCCACGCCGACTACATCAAGAACATGATCACCGGTGCCGCTCAGATGGACGGCGCGATCCTCGTGGTCGCCGCCACCGACGGTCCGATGGCTCAGACGCGTGAGCACGTTCTGCTCGCCAAGCAGGTCGGCGTTCCCTACCTGCTGGTCGCGCTCAACAAGAGCGACATGGTCGACGACGAGGAGATCCTGGAGCTCGTCGAGCTCGAGGTTCGTGAGCTGCTCAGCTCGCAGGACTTCGACGGCGACAACGCTCCCGTCGTCCGCGTCTCGGGCCTGAAGGCTCTCGAGGGCGACGAGAAGTGGGTCGAGTCGATCGTCGAGCTGATGAACGCCGTCGACGAGTCCATCCCGGACCCGGTGCGCGACAAGGACAAGCCGTTCCTCATGCCCATCGAGGACGTCTTCACGATCACCGGTCGTGGCACCGTCGTCACGGGCCGCGCCGAGCGTGGCACGCTGGCCATCAACTCCGAGGTCGAGATCGTCGGCATCCGCCCGACGCAGAAGACGATCGTCACCGGTATCGAGATGTTCCACAAGCAGCTCGACGAGGCCTGGGCCGGCGAGAACTGTGGTCTGCTCCTGCGCGGCACCAAGCGTGACGACGTCGAGCGTGGTCAGGTCGTCGTCAAGCCGGGTTCGGTCACGCCGCACACCGACTTCGAGGGCACCGCGTACATCCTCTCCAAGGAGGAGGGTGGCCGTCACAACCCGTTCTTCACGAACTACCGCCCGCAGTTCTACTTCCGCACCACCGACGTCACCGGCGTCATCACGCTGCCCGAGGGCACCGAGATGGTCATGCCCGGCGACACCACGGAGATGACGGTCGAGCTGATCCAGCCGATCGCCATGGAAGAGGGCCTCGGCTTCGCGATCCGTGAGGGTGGCCGCACCGTCGGTGCCGGTACCGTCACCAAGATCCTGAAGTAA